One segment of Anaerolineae bacterium DNA contains the following:
- a CDS encoding DUF1667 domain-containing protein → MSGSSGSQSDGGQGVAPATREIICTSCPRGCPLQVRVLQDSVEVHGSACRRGVAYGRAEVADPRRVLTTTVGVEGGTLPVVPVRTLTAIPKDRLIPALAELRKARLRAPVRMHEVVVDSVAGTGVPVVTTRPLPVAAGVVAAGHLAERS, encoded by the coding sequence GTGAGTGGATCCTCCGGTTCGCAGTCTGACGGGGGCCAGGGCGTTGCACCCGCAACCCGCGAGATCATCTGCACCAGCTGTCCTCGTGGCTGTCCGCTGCAGGTGCGTGTTCTACAGGACAGTGTGGAGGTGCACGGAAGTGCCTGCCGGCGCGGTGTGGCCTACGGCCGGGCCGAGGTGGCGGATCCCAGGCGAGTGCTCACTACGACGGTCGGGGTGGAGGGCGGAACGTTACCCGTCGTCCCGGTCCGCACCTTGACTGCGATCCCCAAGGACCGTCTGATTCCGGCATTGGCGGAGCTCCGGAAGGCCAGGCTGCGGGCGCCGGTGCGCATGCATGAGGTAGTGGTGGACTCGGTGGCCGGCACGGGAGTACCAGTGGTTACCACCCGGCCTTTGCCCGTAGCCGCGGGAGTCGTGGCTGCCGGGCACCTGGCGGAGCGGAGCTAA